A genomic window from Archaeoglobus neptunius includes:
- the serA gene encoding phosphoglycerate dehydrogenase — MKVLVAEPISDEAIEYMRENGLQVDVRVGMSRDELLEAIGDYEALIVRSQTKVDAEVIDAAKKLKIIGRAGVGVDNIDISTATQYGIVVVNAPGGNTISTAEHAIALILAAARKIPQADRSVKEGKWERKKFMGVELRGKTVGVIGLGRVGFEVAKRCKALEMNVVAFDPYVSKERAEQIGVKLMDLESLLSISDIITVHVPRTKETIGLLGKEQFDKMKDGVIVVNAARGGIVDEAALYEALKDGKVSAAALDVYEKEPPDPESPLLKMENIVTTPHIAASTREAQLNVGMIIAEDVVNMYRGLPVRNAVNLPSIEPAEFEYMMPFLTLAEKMGKIASVRLGGAIKKVKVTCSGKLAMKNTEFVTRALLKGIFEPILGNEINLVSAKPVAVERGITVEESKVESSEHYESLIEVSVESNGKEMYLAGTCFGKEYRILKIDVYNVNFIPKGHYVISLHEDRPGVIGRVGTLFGRNNINIAGMIVGRSGDEPGGIQLMLLLVDDPPTEEVLQEMIKLDGIIDATYVEL; from the coding sequence ATGAAAGTTCTTGTCGCAGAGCCGATCAGTGATGAAGCAATAGAATACATGAGAGAGAACGGTTTGCAGGTAGATGTAAGGGTGGGAATGAGCAGAGACGAGCTCCTAGAAGCAATTGGAGATTACGAAGCTCTGATTGTGAGAAGTCAGACAAAGGTGGACGCAGAAGTGATAGATGCCGCAAAAAAGTTGAAAATAATAGGAAGGGCAGGTGTTGGTGTTGACAACATTGATATTTCCACTGCCACACAGTACGGCATTGTTGTTGTAAATGCTCCCGGAGGAAACACAATTTCCACTGCCGAACATGCAATCGCCCTAATACTTGCAGCGGCAAGAAAAATTCCTCAGGCTGACAGAAGTGTCAAGGAGGGAAAATGGGAGAGAAAGAAGTTTATGGGTGTTGAGCTGAGAGGAAAGACCGTTGGTGTAATCGGACTTGGCAGAGTTGGATTTGAAGTTGCAAAGCGCTGCAAAGCACTTGAAATGAACGTGGTCGCATTTGATCCGTATGTTTCAAAGGAGAGAGCCGAGCAGATTGGAGTTAAGCTCATGGATCTGGAATCACTCCTCAGCATCTCTGATATCATTACAGTCCATGTCCCGAGAACAAAAGAGACCATCGGACTGTTAGGAAAGGAGCAGTTTGACAAAATGAAAGATGGCGTTATAGTCGTAAATGCTGCCAGAGGTGGAATTGTCGATGAGGCTGCACTTTATGAAGCGCTGAAAGATGGGAAAGTTTCTGCTGCTGCATTAGATGTTTACGAAAAGGAACCCCCAGATCCAGAGAGTCCTCTCCTGAAAATGGAAAACATCGTTACAACTCCACACATAGCTGCATCAACCAGGGAGGCTCAGCTTAATGTGGGAATGATAATTGCAGAAGATGTTGTTAACATGTACAGGGGACTGCCGGTAAGGAATGCTGTCAATCTGCCGTCGATTGAGCCAGCGGAGTTCGAATACATGATGCCGTTCCTAACACTCGCAGAAAAAATGGGCAAGATAGCCAGCGTGAGACTGGGTGGGGCGATTAAAAAGGTCAAAGTTACATGCAGCGGAAAGCTGGCAATGAAGAACACAGAATTCGTCACGAGGGCATTGCTGAAGGGAATATTTGAACCCATACTGGGTAACGAAATAAACCTCGTCTCTGCCAAGCCTGTAGCCGTCGAAAGAGGAATAACAGTTGAGGAGAGTAAAGTTGAAAGTTCGGAGCACTATGAGAGTCTCATCGAGGTTTCTGTGGAGAGTAACGGAAAAGAAATGTATCTTGCCGGAACGTGCTTTGGTAAGGAATACAGAATTCTTAAAATTGACGTCTACAACGTAAACTTCATACCCAAGGGACACTACGTCATATCCCTCCACGAAGACAGGCCCGGCGTGATTGGAAGGGTTGGAACACTGTTTGGCAGGAACAACATAAACATAGCCGGAATGATAGTTGGAAGGAGTGGAGATGAACCCGGAGGAATACAACTGATGCTCCTGCTCGTCGATGATCCGCCCACAGAGGAAGTTCTCCAGGAAATGATCAAGCTTGACGGAATTATCGACGCCACCTACGTTGAACTCTAA
- a CDS encoding sulfite exporter TauE/SafE family protein, with product MYSLGVWFWPLFLFFYTLLIGIIAPISGVGGGVLYVPLTDVITPFDIDFIRGAGLVMAVTSALSSVPFLIRKGLANVRLFAVIAPVMVITSVTGGIVGLWVTNVLPGGEDYIKILLGSVILLVFFVMILSKRLEFPDVRDEDVDPWSRRLGIVGAWYEPSLERVVEYKIKNLPHAMITFGIIGFVAGMFGLGAGWANVPVLNLVMGAPIKVATATSMLIITANAPAIGIYLSKGAILPVVVVPSILGITIGARIGAKIAEVIRPVFVRWLVIGVLFLAGVLNIIKGLQGLGVIPPVLPGG from the coding sequence ATGTACTCGCTTGGTGTGTGGTTCTGGCCTTTGTTTCTGTTCTTTTATACACTGCTAATAGGCATAATAGCACCCATATCGGGTGTTGGAGGTGGAGTTCTCTACGTACCCCTCACTGACGTCATAACACCCTTCGACATAGATTTCATAAGAGGTGCAGGTCTCGTGATGGCTGTAACCTCTGCACTGTCTTCAGTTCCCTTTCTGATCAGGAAGGGTCTGGCGAACGTTAGACTGTTCGCCGTCATCGCACCTGTTATGGTGATCACATCCGTTACCGGTGGGATTGTCGGACTTTGGGTTACAAATGTGCTTCCCGGTGGAGAGGATTATATAAAGATCCTCCTCGGCAGTGTAATACTTCTTGTCTTTTTCGTAATGATTCTCTCCAAACGACTGGAGTTTCCCGACGTGAGGGATGAGGACGTGGATCCCTGGTCTAGGAGGCTGGGAATAGTCGGCGCATGGTATGAACCGAGCCTGGAGAGAGTTGTGGAATACAAGATCAAAAATCTGCCGCATGCAATGATTACGTTTGGCATCATAGGTTTCGTGGCAGGAATGTTCGGTCTGGGGGCGGGATGGGCTAATGTTCCGGTTTTAAATCTGGTTATGGGTGCACCGATCAAGGTGGCTACCGCCACAAGCATGCTTATTATCACAGCAAATGCTCCCGCTATTGGCATATATCTGTCCAAGGGTGCAATTTTACCGGTGGTTGTAGTTCCATCGATTTTGGGAATAACCATCGGAGCAAGGATAGGGGCCAAGATAGCTGAGGTTATACGACCTGTTTTCGTCAGATGGCTGGTGATAGGAGTTCTGTTTCTGGCCGGAGTGCTCAACATAATCAAGGGGCTGCAGGGTCTCGGAGTTATACCACCCGTTCTTCCGGGAGGGTGA
- a CDS encoding ABC transporter ATP-binding protein — MIAARNLTKDYGEIRAIENVSFDVGRGESCAIIGPSGCGKSTLLLILSGLLKPTSGEVLVDGKKVDAPLLNAALILQDYGLFPWKTVYENVALGLRLRKVGRRDEKKTVHRLLSKFGLKGFEELYPKQLSGGMKQRVAIARALAVEPEILLMDEPLSSLDALAREKMQNFLLELWRETNCTLILVTHSIEEAVFLGRKIIVLTPRPGKVRAVVDNPDAGSEDYRQSEVYFEKCKEVRGIIDRGI; from the coding sequence ATGATCGCAGCAAGAAACCTGACAAAGGACTACGGCGAAATCCGGGCGATAGAGAATGTCTCGTTTGATGTTGGAAGGGGTGAGAGCTGTGCAATCATAGGACCGTCAGGTTGCGGAAAGTCAACTCTTCTTCTGATTCTGTCAGGTCTGCTGAAACCAACTTCCGGAGAGGTTCTGGTTGATGGAAAGAAGGTAGATGCACCACTTTTGAATGCGGCTTTAATTCTTCAGGACTACGGGTTGTTTCCATGGAAGACAGTTTATGAAAACGTTGCTCTTGGCTTGAGGCTTAGAAAAGTTGGGAGAAGGGATGAGAAGAAAACCGTTCATAGATTGCTTTCTAAATTTGGTCTGAAAGGGTTTGAGGAACTGTATCCAAAACAGCTTAGTGGAGGGATGAAGCAGAGGGTTGCAATTGCAAGAGCACTGGCTGTTGAACCCGAAATTCTGCTGATGGACGAACCCCTCTCATCTTTAGATGCTCTGGCAAGGGAAAAAATGCAAAATTTTCTGCTCGAACTGTGGAGGGAAACAAACTGCACCCTGATCCTTGTAACTCACAGCATCGAGGAGGCTGTATTTCTGGGGAGAAAGATCATAGTGCTGACCCCAAGACCCGGAAAGGTTAGGGCTGTGGTGGACAACCCAGATGCCGGAAGTGAGGATTACAGACAAAGTGAGGTGTATTTTGAGAAATGCAAGGAAGTGAGAGGTATAATAGATCGGGGTATCTGA
- a CDS encoding MetQ/NlpA family ABC transporter substrate-binding protein, which produces MKRLLLVGAVTAVILAAVLSGCSGENREATKIRVGILPIEDSLPLVVARDEGIFEKYGLNVEIISFNSALERDAALMAGEVDAVVTDPLAVILLNDRGYDVRIVTICLGEKPDEGVFAVLAAPNSKINSVDDLEGKKVAISSNTIIEYVTDIMLSGINYTKVEIKQIPVRMRTLLDGKVDAATLPEPLASYAVSQGAKLVIADSMMNESVTQTVIAFRGDFIDKNKDEVKKFLDAYAEAVKTINGNKDRYRDKFIQIARVPKEISENYPMPDYPMPGKFPKSFYERYLVWALKKGLIRKEVPYDKAVEQI; this is translated from the coding sequence ATGAAACGCCTGCTCTTGGTGGGTGCCGTTACTGCTGTAATACTTGCAGCAGTGCTGTCTGGATGTTCAGGTGAAAACAGAGAAGCTACAAAAATTAGAGTGGGGATACTTCCAATTGAGGACTCTCTACCACTTGTTGTTGCTCGAGACGAGGGTATATTTGAAAAGTACGGCCTGAATGTTGAGATAATATCGTTCAACAGTGCCCTTGAGAGAGATGCAGCGCTGATGGCCGGTGAGGTGGATGCTGTTGTTACAGACCCTCTTGCGGTCATACTCCTCAATGACAGGGGATATGACGTCAGAATCGTTACCATCTGCCTTGGAGAGAAACCTGATGAGGGGGTATTTGCAGTTCTTGCCGCACCCAACTCAAAAATCAATTCGGTTGATGATCTGGAAGGAAAGAAAGTGGCAATTTCAAGCAACACCATAATTGAGTACGTAACGGACATAATGCTCTCAGGCATTAATTACACAAAGGTCGAGATCAAGCAAATACCTGTCAGGATGAGAACTCTGCTTGATGGTAAGGTGGACGCTGCAACTCTCCCGGAGCCGCTGGCGAGCTACGCAGTAAGTCAGGGTGCAAAGCTTGTGATTGCCGATTCAATGATGAATGAGAGCGTTACTCAGACGGTGATAGCCTTCAGAGGTGACTTCATAGATAAGAATAAGGATGAGGTGAAAAAATTCCTCGACGCTTATGCTGAGGCCGTTAAGACCATTAACGGAAACAAGGACAGATACAGGGACAAGTTCATTCAGATAGCAAGAGTTCCGAAAGAAATATCTGAAAACTACCCTATGCCGGATTATCCGATGCCTGGGAAATTCCCGAAAAGTTTCTATGAAAGATACCTGGTGTGGGCATTGAAAAAGGGACTCATAAGAAAGGAAGTGCCCTATGATAAAGCGGTTGAACAGATATGA
- a CDS encoding ABC transporter permease: MQGSERYNRSGYLISFLTIVIFWKVLAILLGNPAIPSPERVLSAIYASREELAVNAVISLLRVTYSILLSFSIAFPLGILSRENGVDKIISPFIYLLYPIPHIVLLPLYILLFGIGDLARVALIATILFFQIVVTTRDAARQVSEYYVYSIRSLGASKFDIYRHVIIPATMPKIITALRISVGTAIAVLFFAESFATNSGLGYLIMDSWSRADYGKMYAAIVSMALLGFLLYMLLEAVERRVCRWI; encoded by the coding sequence ATGCAAGGAAGTGAGAGGTATAATAGATCGGGGTATCTGATCAGCTTTCTGACAATCGTAATCTTCTGGAAGGTTCTGGCCATCCTGTTAGGCAATCCGGCCATCCCCTCTCCGGAGAGGGTACTCTCAGCAATATACGCTTCAAGGGAAGAATTGGCTGTAAATGCAGTGATCAGTCTTTTGAGGGTAACATATTCGATTCTTCTCTCGTTCAGTATTGCCTTTCCGCTCGGCATTCTAAGCCGGGAGAATGGTGTAGATAAAATCATCTCACCCTTCATCTACCTCCTCTATCCCATCCCGCATATTGTTCTTCTTCCGCTGTATATCCTTCTTTTTGGTATCGGAGATCTGGCGAGGGTGGCCTTAATTGCGACAATTCTTTTCTTCCAGATAGTTGTGACTACGAGAGATGCCGCAAGGCAGGTAAGCGAGTATTACGTGTATTCAATTCGGTCGCTCGGTGCATCAAAATTTGACATTTACCGTCACGTCATCATTCCTGCGACCATGCCAAAAATTATCACTGCGTTAAGAATCAGCGTTGGTACGGCAATCGCCGTTCTGTTCTTTGCCGAGAGTTTTGCCACAAACAGTGGACTGGGTTACCTGATTATGGACTCGTGGAGCAGGGCGGATTATGGTAAAATGTACGCAGCAATTGTTTCTATGGCCCTTCTGGGATTTCTACTCTATATGCTTCTTGAGGCTGTTGAGAGAAGGGTTTGCAGATGGATATGA
- the pheT gene encoding phenylalanine--tRNA ligase subunit beta, which produces MPVVTLYWDELERLTGADRKTILERLPMLGCDIERVEEDHVDVEFFPNRPDLYSVEGVARALRGFLGIETGLKRYTVKKGEWRITVDDSVMGVRPRIVGCVVKNIKITDEVIRSLMEVQEDLHWTVGRNRRKMAIGVHDLSKVNFPLTYKAVDSNFSFVPLDFDRKMTVEEILMEHPKGKEYSFILEGKDRYPMIVDSANEVISFPPIINAEKTRVTENTTDLFIDVTGFDENVDRALAILACMLSDRGGKIEAVEIVYPNRTEISPNLDIRVMEIEIEEMSSLLGFEIKADEIKDALEKMRFSCEISDSKVRVGIPPYRADIMHEWDVIEDVAIGYGYEKIKPEIPPTLTFGETHPWNEIRGMIKEIMIGLGFIEVITFTLTNEKVMYASMRRDARAWEDFIPVMHPLTTEHTIVRTHLLPKLLELLSYNKHHEMPQKVFEVGDVVVGGKNRLRVAACLTHSKANFAEIRSYVQAVMRELGLKWDVEETEDGAFIAGRGANIVVEGKNVGVFGEIHPEVLDTFELTMPVVAFELDLSHIFDTGYLL; this is translated from the coding sequence ATGCCAGTTGTTACACTGTACTGGGACGAGCTTGAGAGACTTACCGGAGCCGACAGAAAAACAATACTGGAAAGACTGCCAATGCTTGGCTGCGATATAGAGAGGGTTGAGGAAGATCATGTTGATGTTGAGTTCTTCCCGAACCGCCCTGATCTGTACAGTGTTGAGGGAGTAGCAAGGGCTTTGAGGGGTTTTCTCGGCATTGAAACTGGGTTAAAGCGCTATACGGTCAAAAAAGGAGAATGGAGAATTACTGTGGATGACAGCGTGATGGGGGTAAGGCCCAGAATCGTTGGATGTGTCGTTAAGAACATAAAAATAACTGACGAAGTTATAAGGAGCCTCATGGAAGTTCAGGAGGATCTGCACTGGACAGTAGGCAGGAACAGGAGAAAAATGGCCATTGGTGTTCACGATTTGAGCAAGGTCAACTTTCCGCTAACATACAAAGCTGTCGATTCTAACTTCTCCTTCGTACCGCTTGACTTTGACAGAAAAATGACTGTTGAAGAGATCCTGATGGAACATCCGAAGGGAAAGGAGTATTCTTTTATCCTTGAGGGTAAGGACAGATATCCGATGATAGTTGATTCGGCCAATGAGGTAATTTCTTTCCCTCCGATAATCAATGCAGAAAAAACAAGAGTTACTGAAAATACAACAGATCTGTTTATAGACGTAACCGGGTTCGATGAAAACGTCGACAGGGCGCTGGCAATCCTTGCATGCATGCTAAGTGACAGAGGAGGGAAAATTGAGGCCGTTGAAATTGTGTATCCTAACAGAACTGAAATATCTCCAAATCTGGACATTAGGGTGATGGAGATTGAGATTGAGGAGATGTCCTCTCTCCTTGGATTTGAGATCAAAGCCGATGAGATTAAAGATGCTCTTGAAAAAATGCGGTTCTCGTGTGAAATTTCAGATTCGAAGGTCAGGGTGGGGATACCCCCTTACAGAGCTGACATCATGCACGAGTGGGACGTAATTGAGGATGTGGCAATTGGATACGGATACGAGAAAATCAAACCAGAAATTCCGCCAACCCTGACTTTCGGCGAAACACATCCCTGGAATGAAATCAGGGGAATGATAAAAGAAATAATGATCGGACTCGGCTTTATCGAGGTTATCACGTTCACGCTCACAAATGAAAAGGTGATGTATGCCAGTATGAGGAGAGACGCCAGAGCCTGGGAGGATTTTATCCCCGTTATGCATCCCCTGACGACAGAGCACACCATTGTCCGTACACACCTTCTCCCCAAGCTTCTCGAACTCCTGTCGTACAACAAGCACCACGAGATGCCGCAGAAGGTTTTTGAGGTTGGCGATGTTGTGGTTGGGGGTAAAAACAGGCTCAGAGTGGCAGCATGCCTCACCCACTCAAAAGCAAACTTTGCGGAGATCAGGAGCTATGTTCAGGCTGTTATGAGGGAACTCGGACTGAAATGGGACGTGGAAGAGACTGAGGATGGGGCCTTTATTGCCGGAAGAGGGGCAAACATTGTTGTGGAGGGTAAAAATGTGGGGGTGTTTGGAGAGATCCACCCGGAGGTTCTTGACACATTCGAGCTGACGATGCCAGTAGTTGCATTTGAGCTCGATTTGAGTCACATCTTCGACACAGGGTATCTGCTATGA